One segment of Pangasianodon hypophthalmus isolate fPanHyp1 chromosome 10, fPanHyp1.pri, whole genome shotgun sequence DNA contains the following:
- the rpl13a gene encoding 60S ribosomal protein L13a has product MADRFHKVLVIDGRGHLLGRLAALVAKQVLLGHKVVVVRCEGINISGNFYRNKLKYLAFLRKRMNTNPSRGPYHFRAPSRIFWRTVRGMLPHKTKRGQAALERLKVFDGIPPPYDKRKRVVVPAALKIVRLKPTRKFALLGRLAHEVGWKYQAITATLEERRKEKARMYYNKKKVQIKLTKQAEKNVESKIAKYTDVLKQYGVLV; this is encoded by the exons ATGGCGGACCGGTTCCATAAG gttcTGGTAATCGATGGCCGAGGTCATCTCCTCGGTCGCCTCGCCGCTCTTGTGGCCAAGCAGGTGCTGCTTG GCCACAAAGTCGTTGTCGTGAGATGTGAGGGCATCAACATCTCTGGCAACTTCTACCGTAACAAAC TGAAGTACTTGGCTTTCCTGCGTAAGAGGATGAACACGAACCCCTCCCGCGGTCCGTACCACTTCAGAGCTCCCAGCAGGATCTTCTGGAGGACAGTCAGAG GTATGCTTCCCCACAAAACCAAGCGTGGTCAGGCCGCTCTGGAGAGGCTGAAGGTGTTCGATGGCATTCCCCCTCCTTACGACAAG agGAAGCGTGTGGTGGTGCCAGCAGCATTGAAAATTGTGCGTCTGAAGCCAACTCGCAAG ttTGCCCTGCTGGGTCGCCTGGCTCACGAGGTGGGCTGGAAGTACCAGGCCATCACAGCCACGCTCGAGGAGCGCCGCAAAGAGAAGGCTAGGATGTACTACAACAAGAAAAAAGTGCAGATCAAGCTGACCAAGCAGGCAGAGAAGAACGTCGAGAGCAAGATCGCAAAATATACCGATGTACTGAAACAGTACGGTGTCCTGGTCTGA